Sequence from the Anolis sagrei isolate rAnoSag1 chromosome 8, rAnoSag1.mat, whole genome shotgun sequence genome:
tgttggtcatgggggctctatgtgggaagtttggcccaattctgtcattagtggggttcagaatgctctttgattgtaggtgaacggtaaatcccagaaacgacaactccgaaatgtcaaggtctgttttcctaaaactccaccagtgttcacatttgggcatattgagtattcgtgccaagtttggtccagatccatcattatttgagtccacagtgctctctggatataggtgaactacaactcccaaactcaaggtcaaggccctcCAAACCtcgtattttctgtgggtcatggaagttctgtgtgccaagtttggttcaattccatcattggtggagttcagagtgctctttgattgtaggtgaactataaatcccagcaactacaaattccaaataaCTAAATCAACCCCCTGAACCCTGCTGgtatacaaatttgggcatattgggtatttgtgccaaatttggtccattgaatgaaaatacatcctgcatatgatacTTACatgacaattcgtaacagtagcaaaataacagttgtgaagtagcaacaaaaataatgttatggttgggggtcaccgccacatgaggaactggactaaggggtcacggcactaggaaggttgagaaacactgctctaggtgcatcatcggtggggttcagtattctctctggctgtagggaaaactacaactcccacaatggcGAGCCAGTCCCCTCAAAGCCttacagtaggttgagttagtcctgGGGgatctgcgtgccaagtttggtccattatCGGTGGAGAGAAAATGCTTACAATCTTTCCTAGCCAACAGGTAAAACCTGTTGATTTGCAACCGGGAGCTAACCTTTGTGCCTTGTAATATTTACTCAGACCAGGTTTTCTCTGTAGTTTTTGCTTTCAACTGTCGCTTGGACTGTTGCTCCAGTTAGAAGTGGTAAAACTAACGTTTAAATTCAGATCCAGCCCGAACTGCAGCCCAAGACCTTTTCCTGAGGATCGTTCTTGTTGACCCCTGGGGCCacatttgacattactttaaaggtccgtaaactgttttaaatttgttttgaGTGCCCCtagttgtgttttatttttcaaaaaaactgTCGAACCACATATGCTCTTTTATTTTAAGCCATGCTGAAGGTCACCTTGGGTACAATATTGGATTTAATGAGATGTGACCCTGACCATCCTCTTGACTACCTTCTagagcagggatgggcaaacccaggctagGGGGCTGGATGTGGACccttttctcagaccctcctctctctcaccatgctatccattctatctatctatccatccatccatcccatctatccacccatcttatctatctatccatcctatctatccatcctatccgtcctatccatctatccatccatccatccatccatccttccttacctccctccttctccctccatcattccctttcaccctttccttccctcttttctctcttttccctctctccttcttccttccttccctccctccctacatactcttccacccttccttcctttcttccctttcaccttttgtcctccctttcctctattttgtctttccatccttctcactttccttcctcctccctccctcctttcttacccccctttctctccctctttccttccctctctttctccttccttgtttccttccctctcttttgtctttcctcctttctccctcctttccttacctccccctttctctctccctctttccttccctctctttctccttccttctttccttccttcccttttgtctttccttccttctcactttcctccctttattcccttccttccttctctttttccttcctcctttcctcttaactggaagaagagaaggtagagagggaacatgagaaccatgtttcaagatttcaaagggtgtcccattgaagaGGAGAGTGAAAACTGACTttgtgctgctctagagaccagggagcaatggtttcaaatgtcaggggaaaagatttgactgaaaagattaggaagaacctcctggagAGTGACATAGGCTGCCTAGGAGTGtggtggtctccttctctggaggcttttccgcagaggctgtctgtcaggagtgctttgattgtacctttttgcatagcagggggttggactggatggcccttgggggtctcttctagatctaggattctatatcaggagtaggcaatacgaggtctaatggatacactttttctctcccgtccaccatctcatcctgaccaaggccaaccttttgggatccaaacatttcccaacttttcttcactttctgcccccaaaagagaagagggagggtaGGAAAGGGTTGGGAGGGCACCTCCAAgttcaaaagtttgcccatgcctgttctagaggttccaatgggggggggggggagattataAATattcaggtgcatctacactgtagatttaatgcagtttgacaccactttaattgcattaaaattgcattaaaacaaCACAAGCAAACAGCGCATTGCTAGTTCTCAGCAGGGATCAAGATGCACATGACCATGTTTCTTGGACAAAATATACGATGCAAGACATACATTGTTAGCACAGAAAATAGCTTCTGTGCCACAAAGCCACATGTAAACAGACTACAAAGGTGTGGTGAAGACTGTTGCACCTGTCATCTAAGGACCCAAGGCAAGAAATGACTACAAAgctcatctgaacattaggaagaacttcctgactgtgagagccgttcagcagtggaactctctgccctggagtgtggtggaggctccttctttggaagcttttaaacagaggttggatggccatctgtcagggatgctttgaatgcaatattcctgcttctaggcagggggttggacaggatggcccatgaggtctcttccaattctttgattctatgattctatgaaatgatgtGTAATGACACTTTAAAATGATGCTCAGTTGACACAATCACTTCTGAAGCGTGCTACGAAAACAGTGTGCTGCACATTGCGCAGATATCTGAATACAGAATTTTCTATGTACGGCCGGCCCTCCATTCACATGGATTCACCCATCCACAGCTTGAGAATATTCCACAAACAAATCcccaaaaacaaaccttgattgtGCCAATTTATATTAGAGATACCATTGTACTGGTGAGATGGAAAGCCAACCATGCGGCATTGGCCATCTTTGACCCAAAGAGTTGGTGGCATGCAACACATCCCACCCTGCTTTCAACCTGAGCCATTAATTTTGAGTCAGACGAAATGAGAACGGTTTCCTTCCCTTCTTGTTCATCTCCTTCAGATTTGATAGATTAGAGGTAAGAATTGATTGATTCACAGGAAAGCTCCGTCGCACAGGTCTGCCAGTCTCCTCTCCATCGATCAATCTTCCTCATTCAGGTGCCGAAACTTGAAGTGGACCACCAACATGACCACACCGGTGATGATGCAGAGGGTGCCGCAGACGAGGTAGGTGATGCCCAGGAAGGAATTCTTGCCGCCCATCCAGGACAAGGTGCTTAAGATGATCTTCTTGGAGCCGTTGAACGAGAGGACAGGGTAATTGTAGGTGATGTTGAGGTAGTAGGTGCCACGGGGCAGCACCGTTGAGAAATTACCGCGGTGGATGCGGGAGTAGAGCTTCCGGAACGTGGGCAAGGCAGCCGTGCGCATCCAGACCACAAAGTGCTCGTTGACAAAGCCGACACCGCTGGTGTTGACGTTGCCCAGCTTGTAGGCTGGGTAAGGCCAGAAGGGAGGCTTTGCGGTGCCCTTGAAGGCCAACGCCAGGCTCTTGTTGACCGGCTCCGGATTCCGGAACATAACGTTGGTGTCGGTCCACCAGGAGATGCCCCGCTTATCCATGTCCACGGGCTCCAAAGTGCCATCGCTGAGATCACGGTAGAGAACAAAGGTATCGTTGAAGAGGCTGTTGGCGATGGAGCCGCAGGGTGCGATGGGGATGCCACTACCGTTCTTCTGGTAGGGCTCGCACTCCGTGATAGGGTTGAGGAGTGCCCAGGCATCACCGCTGAGCTGCTCATTGTCCCGGGAGACACTATAGCGCCGGTTGTTCTGGTAGTAGTTGGAGAGCTGGTAGTAGAGGCAGACAGGGGCCGGGAAGTCCACTGGCAGGATGAAGCGAATCCCACAGACACAAGGACCGTGAGCCGGGTGGGCACTCAGGTTGGCACAGCGGGAACAGTTGGAGATGCCTTCGGAGCCCGGCGCCCCGGTGTAGTCCAGTTCCAGCTCCTGGATGTTCTCCGATGAGAAGTGGAGGCCCAAGCCGATGGCCAGGAAGGCCATGCCCAAGACCAAGAAGAGCGGCAGCACCGTACCTGCTGAAAGCAGTGGCTGCCAAGCCGGAAGGCGTTGCTGGGTGAAGGCCGTGTTGTCGGGACGATTTTTTGCCGGGTCTGACTCAGGGATAGCAGTGCCGCCTCTGCTGCTGAGGTTGTATGAGCCTGAAGCCATGGCGGACAgttcttcctttttatttcagtttcagaacataaaggaaagggggggaaagaaaagaaagaatgaaaaataaaggaaatatatAATATGTTAGTTATGATATAATATACAATGTTCTCTCACTTACGTTCCAGGAcaacccgcaataagtgaaaatccgcaaagtagggaggctatatttatttaaatattattttaatatttatatattattttagtagttatacactttttaaagtttttataaacttcaaataaacattgtttttgttttaccgcgtacttctcctcttccttctccttctcccccctaCCCACgactcccctctcctgcctccctgTAAGTGCGGTGgctgcgaaggaaggaaggaaggaaggcccttcaaggctggagggggggggggaggactgaggagggaaagcagcAGTGGCGAAAACCTGTGAAACAGCAAAAATAccgcaatatatattttaaatatttattgaaaaaccgcgaaaagtgagtccgctaaaagcgaaccgcgaagtagcaagagaacactgtaatataatataatataatataatataatataatataatataatataatataatatgttagtTATAAAACCCTAagcggttccggcccagtttacctgtctgaatgtagaCTAGTGGAAATCCCATCAGCCATGGATATGGACAAAACTTGGGACACTTTATGTACTGGTGCGGTTTAGGATATAATGGACCAtggctgatgggatttgcagtaccttcacccacatccagatacaactgcaaatcccattagcCATGGATATGgtccaaacttgggacacagattCTCAGTGACTCGCTTTATGTcgtggtgaggtttgggggagggtggaccacagatgatgggatctgcagtatcAAAactcacatccagagactactgcaaACACTATCATCCatagatatggaccaaatttggcccacagACCTCCCaggacccactttacatcctggtgtgattTGGGGTAtaatggaccacggatgatgggatttgcagtaccttcacccacgtCCAGAGACTACCACCAACTCCATCAGCCATGGATCTGCACCCATTTCTAATGGGTCCCTTCATAACATCAAAAGACGGAAACAAAACAAGCTAGGTATTCATATTTTGCAGACAGCTCTTCCTTACGTTCAAATCTGTATAGCAAGTGGAACATGCTTTTGATATGAGTCTGTTCAAAGAGGTTGGATGTCTGTCTgtggggagggcttggatggtgttctTCCTGCTGGGAAGAATggtctgggtggcctttggggttttCTTCCAACGCTAGGACTCTCTGATTGGATCACCTTTGTGGCAGGTGagcaggaaaggaggaaaagggccACCTGGGTTGATTTGAGGGCTGGCTGGGTTGGTTAAGGTAagacttcctcccttcctccttccttttagcTCAGTACCTGAGCCATAGGTAGCCCACCGCCTTACCTGTCCTCTTACCTGTTGGTGTTGCAACTCTTGCCTGAGATAGAAAGTGAGAGGGAAGAGCCCACTCAACCAAGTCCAACTCCCATGGAGCAAagcggggaaaggagggggaaagtgCTCTTTCCGCCTTTCAGGTAACTCTCACCTGGACTGCCTCGCCCCTCCCCTCTGCAGCAGAGGGTGCATGCGCAGTCAGGCAGGACTGTGGTTTCATGAGCAGgtgcagggaaggagggaagacagaAAGGTGCAGCCAGGTGAAACTCCTCCCAAACCATCTCAACACCATGTTGTATATAGGAACTGcatcaaaggccccttccacactgccatacacaaTTCAGAtgctctgctctgaactggattattattataattttttaaggatgtccgagtaggatggtcttccaaaGTCAGCGTTctagtggagccctattcttgatctgcatcttctcccgcagtgagggcattggtttccaggtagaaggcggtctcagtcggggttggcttgacgcgccttcctcttggcacgcttctccctttcaccctctattcgtgcctcttcaaattctgcagcactgctggtcacagctgacctccagctgcagcgctcaagggccagggcttcccagttctcaatatctatgccagagtttttaaggttggctttgagcccgtctttcaatctcttttccggtccaccaacattccgtttccgttcttgagtttggaatagagcaactctaaacaccttcgcagaagcatacaagaagctcagcctgtcattaaacttcgagaaaaccaaagtgctcttccatcagtcaccagccaatccctccccaatgccaaaaaatacagcttaatggtgtaacattagaaaatgttgtccatttccgctcccttggcagccacctctccaccaaagtcaacattgacactgaaatacaacaccacctgagctctgcgagtgcagcatttttccgaatgaagcagagaatgtttgaggaccgggacatctgcagGGATACcaaagggcttgtttataaagctatttccgttcccttggcagccacctcttcaccaaagtcaacattgacactgaaatacaacatcgcctgagctctacgagtgcagcatttttccgaatgaagcagagagtgtttgaggaccgggacatccgtagggataacaaggtgcttgtttataaagctcattctgctcccttggcagccacctctccaccaaagtcagcattgacacttgaattcaacaccgcctgagctctgcgagtgcagcatttttccaaatgaagcagggagtgtttgaggaccgagacatccgtagggataacaaggtgctggtttttaaagctattgccctcccaaatctgctatatgcctgcgagatgtggactgtctacagacgtcacacttaactcctggaacgattccatcagcgttacctctgaaaaatcctgcaaatttcttgggaagacagaaaagcaaatgtcatcatgctggaagaagcaatgaccaccagCATTGCAGTGATGCTCCTCCACCTTCTATtctactggactggccacattggcttccttggcagccacctcttcacaaaagtcaacattgacactgaaatacaccaccacctgagctctgcgactgcagcttttttccgaatgaagcagagagtgtttgaggaccgggacaaccGTGAGGAGACCAAGatctttgtttataaagctattgtcctcccaaccctgctctatgcctgcgagacgtggacagtctacagacgtcacatgcagctcctggaacgattccatcagcgttgcctccgaaaaatcctgcaaaactcttgggaagacaagtggacaaacgccagcgtgctggaagaagcaaagaccaccagcattgaagcgatggtcctccgccatcaactccgctggactggccatgttgtccggatgcccgaccaccaccTCCCAACAAACTGCATGACAATACTAAGCAGCCATGTGACCATTTCTAGTGTCAatttctcaatttgtttctgttTCTGGGAATGATGCAGCCTGTGGCTTTCCATTGGAAAATTTCACATTTTAGTCATGAATGCTACACTTGTTTTTATGTTCAAGAAAGTGTATTATGGCATAACCATCCTTTTGAGGATTCCTTCCTTTGCACACTGACTCAGATTTTGAGTTAATTTATGAGTTCTTAGTCGTTGCCTTTTGCTCTCCACCCCACTATAATGGGCATTACGCGTTTCCTGTCCTAAAAACATACCCTTTCCTGCTTCCTGCTTCGCTGAATCCTTCTCGTTTCAAAAAGGAAAGGCTCTCAGCATGCTCCAAAATTAGAAGATTGAATGCTGGACTTGGGAAAGTCCCTTCCTTTGTTGAAATGCTCTGgaaggaaaatgtattgacttgggGCTTTACTGCATTGCTTGGAAAGCACCTTGGCATTTCAACATTATCTTCGATCACTTATAAGCAGAATCAGGAAGGCTCCCTCTTAAAGTGGATTTGGATCAAGGAATGTGTCATCTATATCCCTTCTGATGCCAGaggattccaactcccatcatctcttgAAATTGGCAAATGGGGATTACAGTCCAAAAGCCTCCAGAGAGCCATAAGTTGGCTACCCCAACCTAGTTCAATGCCCTATTTATGATTTACATCAACGTCTGGAATCCAGCGGTGTATCTCAACCTTTGGGGAGGCAGCTTGGTGCAACGAGTTGAcggttgggcaagtcacacactctcagcctcactgTTATATAAGTTTCATAACTCATTAATTGTCCTAactccgggttgttgtaggttttttcgggctatatggccatggtctagaggcattctctcctgacgtttcgcctgcatctatggcaagcatcctcactgcctctgaggatgcttgccataaatgtaggccaaacctcaggagagaatgcctctagaccagtgtttctcaaccttcctaatgccacgaccccttaatacacttcctcatgttttggtgacccccaaccataacattagttttgttgctacttcataattgtcattttgcttatgttatgaatagtaaatatctgatatgcaagatgtattttcattcactggaccaaatttggcacaaatacccaatacacccaaacgtgaatactggtgaggttggtgatgttgtcatttgggagttgtagttgctgggatttatagttcatctacaatcagagagcattccgaactccacccatgatggaattgaactaaacttgccatacagaactcccttgaccaacagaaaatactggaagggtttggtgggtattgaccttgagttttgaagttgtagttcacctacatccagagagcactgtggactcaaacaatgatggatctgggtcaaacttggcatgaattctcaatatgcccaaatgtg
This genomic interval carries:
- the TMEM30B gene encoding cell cycle control protein 50B, with the translated sequence MASGSYNLSSRGGTAIPESDPAKNRPDNTAFTQQRLPAWQPLLSAGTVLPLFLVLGMAFLAIGLGLHFSSENIQELELDYTGAPGSEGISNCSRCANLSAHPAHGPCVCGIRFILPVDFPAPVCLYYQLSNYYQNNRRYSVSRDNEQLSGDAWALLNPITECEPYQKNGSGIPIAPCGSIANSLFNDTFVLYRDLSDGTLEPVDMDKRGISWWTDTNVMFRNPEPVNKSLALAFKGTAKPPFWPYPAYKLGNVNTSGVGFVNEHFVVWMRTAALPTFRKLYSRIHRGNFSTVLPRGTYYLNITYNYPVLSFNGSKKIILSTLSWMGGKNSFLGITYLVCGTLCIITGVVMLVVHFKFRHLNEED